TCAGATAAATACTTCGGCGGAGAAACTGTCTAATCAGGATTTGCCGAGTTACGGCGGGGTGGTGGCGCATTCTTATTTACCGGCCAACTGGTTATCGGCATTCGGTTTGTTTGCCTATGCCCGTTATGATGAAAATCAGGATGACGACGAGCTGATTGACCCCAGCAAGCAGTTTACCTATCAGGCGCCGCCGGGCATTGACGACACTTACGTCGTCTTCATCATCGGCGAAACCACCCGCTGGGACCATATGGGGCTGCTGGGCTACGAGCGTGATACCACGCCGCAACTGGCGAAGGAAAAGAATTTGCTGGCGTTTCGCGGCCATTCCTGCGACACCTCCACCAAACTGTCGATGCGTTGCATGTTCGTGCGGGAGGGCGGCACCTCCGATAATCCGCAACGAACGCTGCGGGAAAAAAATATCTTTGCCGTCATGAAGTCGCTGGGGTTTTCGTCTGAACTGTTCGCGATGCAGAGCGAGGTCTGGTTCTATAACAACATTCAGGCCGACAATTACGCCTTTCGTGAAATGATTGCCTCGGAAAAGCGCAACGAGGGCAAAGCGGTGGACGACATGCTGCTGGTCGACGAAATGTCGCAGTCGCTGATGCGTTACCCTAACGGCAAGCACCTGGTGGTGCTGCACACCAAAGGCTCCCATTACCTGTATTCGATGCGCTATCCGCGCAGCTATGCCCGTTATCAGCCGGAGTGTATGGGCGTGGACGCTTCCTGTTCCCGTGAACAGTTGATCAATGCCTTCGATAACAGCGTGTTGTATACCGATGCCGTCATCAAGCGAGTCATTGACCAACTGCGCGACAAGAAGGCGCTGCTGGTGTATTCCTCCGATCACGGTGAATCGATCGACGACAACTACCATTTGCATGGCACGCCGCGCCAGATGGCGCCGCCGGAGCAGTTCCGTTCGCCGATTATGCTGTGGGCTTCGGACAAATATCTGGCACAGCCGCGTAATCAACAGGCGTTTGAGCAACTGCGGGCGCAGCAGCAGCAAGGAAAGGTGCTGCGTCATGAGGAGATTTTCGACTCCATGCTGGGGTGTCTGGGATATACCTCGCCGGATGGCGGCATTCAGGAGAAAAATAACTGGTGCAATATGCCGGGGCGCGGATAACGCCGTTGCTTGCTAGCGGGCTGGGACGGTGCGCATTCAGACGGCAATAGCGGTGTTTTTCCAACCCGTCGGACACTTTGTCGCCAACTTGTTGGCTTTTATAAAAAAGGGATTGACGCTATGTTAGGGGCGCAGTAATATGCGCCCCGCATTCGGTGAGTGGCGCAGCCTGGTAGCGCACTTCGTTCGGGACGAAGGGGTCGGAGGTTCGAATCCTCTCTCACCGACCAAATTTTAAAACGGTAAAACCCGGTTACCGTTAACATGAAACTCGCATCCTCTGGATAGCGAGTTTTTTTGTTTCCGCATTTCGATGTGGCGATTTTTTCGCCTTTCCCCCGGCTTTTTGGGCATGTTGATGCCAAATCTTGCTTCAGGCCCTATTTCCCCGATATTTTGTCGCAGCGCGATGCTTTTTCGTTGTGAATGTTTTCCCTGTCTGACTCGCTAATTTTTTGTTTCGTCTTATCTTTTTATTCACGATGAGTGATTTATCCCATCTTTTACCTTTTTTTACATTTAGGCGGGATGACGGTCAGTTTCATCATGAAAATATTAGGGGTTTTAATCTGTGTGCGATGATAAAAGATGAAAAAAACAACACGGATAGGCGGTGCTTTCCCGCCAGGCAGAAGCACTGCGCACGGCGGGTGAGATCCCATCAGTATTTCAGTTGCACCAACGCTTTTTCGGCTTCCGCGCGGCGGCCCAGATCGGCGATTTCGCGTCCCGGACGGGGCGCGGCGTTCTGTGCGGCGGTCAGGTATTGTCTGGCTTCGTTCTTGCGTCCCGCTTTCAGCAAAAAGTCGCCGTAAAAGAAGTTTGCATCAATACTGGCAGGATTGATTTTCAGCGCCATTTTCAGGTACTGCTCCGCTTTTTTCTCATCGCCAAACCCCAACGGCCAGCCCGGTACCTGATAATAGAGCACGCCAAGGATGGTGTAAGCCGCGCCATTCAGCGCATGCGGGTCAAGGGCGATGGCTTTTTCCAGCGTACTTTTGGCCTGTCCGGCCAGATTGAGCGCCTCCATGCCGTCTTTGACGCCCGCCCAACTGCTGTCGACCATCGCCGACCAAATCAGATAATCCGCGCGGTCAGGATGGCTTTCCGTCTGTTCCTGCGCCTGCTGGCTCAAGGCGGCGAAACACTCCTCTTTACGAGATGCCAGCGTCTTGTACTGGCAGACTGACCATTGCCGGTGGATATCCATCGACGTATCGCTGGCATGGCCCATGTTTACCGTCAGCAGCCCACCGAGCAGTAGCATTGCCGTTCGAAGAATCGTGTGTGAGCGAATAATCATGTGTGCCCGGAGAACCATATGTGATTTCCCTATTTTTTCTGCGCCTTGGCATAATGCTGAATAGCGGCAAGCTGACGACGGATGGCATTATCCACCACGGCAGGCACCAGCGCATTAAGCCGCACGAATAGTTTTTCCGGCCAACCCAGCCAACGGCGCACGGTTTCCCGCTCCAGCGCATTGACTACCTGATCCGCCACCCAGGCCGGCTTGTCGCTGTGGTAGCCCAGCGCCTGGGTCAGAGCATGGGTCTTCGGGGCGTTACGGCCGGCATCAATGGCTCTGGGAGCCAGATGCAGTACTTTAATCCCTTTCGATGACAATTCGCGATGCAGCGCTTCGCTGAATCCGCGCAAGGCAAATTTGCTGGCGCAATAGGCGCTGTATCCTGGATAGCCGATCCCGTCCAGGGTAGAGCCGATGTTCATGATGATGCCGGGCTTGTTGATGCAATCGAGCAAGGAATGCGTCAGCAATATCGGTACTTCGGTATTCAGGGTGAGCTGCCGACGGATGACGTCGTGGCTCTGCTCTTCAAACAGGCCGAAGGTTGATGTGTCTATGTTGTTAATCAGCACATCCAGCCTGACGTTTTCCGGAAAACACTCCGCCAGCGCGTCGCGATCCTGTTCGTCGCAGAGGTCCGCCAGCAAAATATTGTGATGACCGGCGTCGGGTAATCGTTGCTGTAACGCCAGCAGCGCCTTTTCATTGCGACCGACCAGATACAGCCTGGCGCCTCTGGCGGCCAGCGACAATGCTAGTTCCTGGCCGGTGTTGCTGCTGGCGCCCGTTAGCAGGATACGTTTATTTTTTAGTTTCATGGCATTAATGCTCCGTGAGGCTGCGCAGCATATCGCCATACAGCTGATAAACCACGTGAGCGGCATGAATAATCGCGGTCTGATCGGCCGAGTCGTTGATGTTGTCCATCAGCGCGGCAAAGACGTTTGGGCATGGATCCTGCTCCTGCAGGCCGTTGATGGCGTTGACAGGCAGATCCTGCTCCGCGTCTATCTGCCTGATCATATCGGGCGCGATGTTGGCCTGGATACCTTCCAGTACGTGTATCAGGCCGAAGATGCTCATCGGGTTGTCGCGCTGGATCTGGTCATAGAGGTACGCCGCCATCAATTCAATCCACTGAGCGGCGGCGTTCTGGCCCAGCGTTTCCGTTTTGCCGCCACAGGCGCGAATCTTGTGAAGAATCGAGGCTTTGTGGTCGTATTCGGCATTAATGTACTCTTCAATGGCCTCACGCACCCACGCCTGATGCCGGGGAAGACGACCGCTCGCCGCCATCAACAGCGGTACGGTATAACTGACGTGGTGATAGGCCTGCGTCAGAAAGGCGATGTACATGTCCCCGGTGATGGTTCCCTGACGGCAGGCGTCAATAACCGGAGCGGACATCATCAGTTGTTGCGATGTTGATGTAGCGGATTGCAGTTGCTGGTAAAAGCTCATGTCTTACTCCTGAATGGCGCGTTGACAGTCGGGGTCGCCTCTGGGTGCGATGGTGTCATGCTAGCGAGGGAGCATTAAGAGAGACTTAAGACGGTTGAAAAATCACCTTAATATCGGTGTGCTATTTTAATTTTTTGATAAATAATGAAATTTATAATTACCGTTTGTAGCGATGGCATGTATCGGCGTCGGAATCCGGTATCGGTATAGTAAGTCGCCTGATAAATCACGAAGGGACGGAGAAACGGCATGTCGACATCGCGCCGCGCGCATCAACTGGCAATTTTGGTCGTGATGATCAGCGCCTCGCTGGTGGGGTTGGTTCAGGGGTATTCCATCCCGCTGGTGACGCTGAAACTGACCGCGCTGGGCTACGGCTCCGCGCTGACCGGCATGATGTCCGCGTTGCCGGCGATTGGC
The DNA window shown above is from Dickeya dadantii NCPPB 898 and carries:
- the eptB gene encoding kdo(2)-lipid A phosphoethanolamine 7''-transferase; protein product: MKSLLALSQSTLSWLLAIYIGFFLNLPVFYRRVDAFPFFTENPVAKYIPLLVESMACILFTFFLMRLLSLGGRRFFRVMASLLVLISVAASYYMTFFNVVIGYGIIAAVMTTDIDLSKEVVGLFFVLWVVALSLPPVFLIWKNRLQQTLIEQLRTSGRRRIALLGLVASAALVWLPLRYLAQINTSAEKLSNQDLPSYGGVVAHSYLPANWLSAFGLFAYARYDENQDDDELIDPSKQFTYQAPPGIDDTYVVFIIGETTRWDHMGLLGYERDTTPQLAKEKNLLAFRGHSCDTSTKLSMRCMFVREGGTSDNPQRTLREKNIFAVMKSLGFSSELFAMQSEVWFYNNIQADNYAFREMIASEKRNEGKAVDDMLLVDEMSQSLMRYPNGKHLVVLHTKGSHYLYSMRYPRSYARYQPECMGVDASCSREQLINAFDNSVLYTDAVIKRVIDQLRDKKALLVYSSDHGESIDDNYHLHGTPRQMAPPEQFRSPIMLWASDKYLAQPRNQQAFEQLRAQQQQGKVLRHEEIFDSMLGCLGYTSPDGGIQEKNNWCNMPGRG
- a CDS encoding SDR family oxidoreductase, with protein sequence MKLKNKRILLTGASSNTGQELALSLAARGARLYLVGRNEKALLALQQRLPDAGHHNILLADLCDEQDRDALAECFPENVRLDVLINNIDTSTFGLFEEQSHDVIRRQLTLNTEVPILLTHSLLDCINKPGIIMNIGSTLDGIGYPGYSAYCASKFALRGFSEALHRELSSKGIKVLHLAPRAIDAGRNAPKTHALTQALGYHSDKPAWVADQVVNALERETVRRWLGWPEKLFVRLNALVPAVVDNAIRRQLAAIQHYAKAQKK
- a CDS encoding iron-containing redox enzyme family protein, with amino-acid sequence MSFYQQLQSATSTSQQLMMSAPVIDACRQGTITGDMYIAFLTQAYHHVSYTVPLLMAASGRLPRHQAWVREAIEEYINAEYDHKASILHKIRACGGKTETLGQNAAAQWIELMAAYLYDQIQRDNPMSIFGLIHVLEGIQANIAPDMIRQIDAEQDLPVNAINGLQEQDPCPNVFAALMDNINDSADQTAIIHAAHVVYQLYGDMLRSLTEH
- a CDS encoding tetratricopeptide repeat protein; its protein translation is MLLLGGLLTVNMGHASDTSMDIHRQWSVCQYKTLASRKEECFAALSQQAQEQTESHPDRADYLIWSAMVDSSWAGVKDGMEALNLAGQAKSTLEKAIALDPHALNGAAYTILGVLYYQVPGWPLGFGDEKKAEQYLKMALKINPASIDANFFYGDFLLKAGRKNEARQYLTAAQNAAPRPGREIADLGRRAEAEKALVQLKY